The following proteins are encoded in a genomic region of Brachypodium distachyon strain Bd21 chromosome 1, Brachypodium_distachyon_v3.0, whole genome shotgun sequence:
- the LOC100824563 gene encoding extensin, with translation MGRGRRRQTTEIHGGPLTLEKYHRFFVDPWGTRVTIDHLNHSVLLPYFGLNLFLFHFLKLNLHSSYAMGSFRTCDSESDMAASLADHFHAWLRQAPPSPQGGHIMGLLVGQVDLEPPRRSTLHCAPHAAPPSAAVILAAEAKADIDAIGWEECPVGCVAAFAASGDPPEQVQPTPPPADRVLALAVRRARSKRTRRSAYQRVASSCCANKVKEEVKEDEEMWLPPPSPPPLSMRSPTPPPPPLSPPRQETLAPSSPCSPPPGFGSSAAPCWSRPTPTLAPIPSAPPGFGSTPRWSGPPSGFGSPQVTPPPPHLCWGLPLPMAPPPSCTGAPTYTQHLQPAGPPSCWRSPTAPPSYPAPFWGAPPELLPRQAPWCWPPPPPPHWLPPPVLQQRPPPPHWGCIGPSAPPTLQQLPPPMGAQHPPHFQGQHTPPPPGVCWGRPVF, from the exons ATGGGGAGAGGGAGACGACGGCAAACGACGGAGATCCATGGAGGGCCACTGACGCTGGAGAAGTACCACCGGTTCTTCGTCGACCCCTGGGGCACCCGCGTCACCATAGACCACCTCAACCAC TCTGTTCTTCTTCCATATTTTGGACTTAATCTGTTCCTCTTCCATTTTTTAAAACTGAATCTGCACTCTTCCTATGCGATGGGCTCGTTCCGTACGTGCGACTCTGAGTCTGATATGGCCGCTTCGCTTGCAGATCATTTCCATGCATGGCTTCGTCAGGCTCCACCATCACCACAAG GAGGACACATCATGGGCCTTTTGGTGGGGCAGGTCGACTTGgagccgccgcgccgctccaCGCTGCACTGCGCGCCGCATGCGGCCCCGCCCTCCGCCGCAGTCATCCTCGCCGCGGAGGCGAAGGCCGACATTGATGCGATCGGCTGGGAGGAATGTCCCGTCGGCTGCGTGGCCGCCTTCGCTGCCTCCGGGGACCCGCCGGAGCAGGTGCAACCCACGCCCCCGCCCGCCGACCGTGTCCTCGCGCTGGCGGTGCGGCGCGCGCGGTCCAAGCGGACGCGCAGGTCTGCCTACCAGCGCGTCGCTTCGTCCTGCTGCGCCAacaaggtgaaggaggaggtcaaggaagacgaagagaTGTGGttgccgccaccgtcgcctcCACCGCTGTCGATGCGATCCCCGACTCCTCCACCCCCGCCGCTATCGCCCCCGCGCCAGGAGACTCTGGCGCCTTCGTCGCCGTGCTCCCCGCCACCAGGCTTCGGCTCGTCCGCGGCGCCGTGCTGGAGCCGCCCTACCCCTACGTTGGCGCCGATACCCTCCGCACCACCGGGCTTTGGCTCGACGCCGCGCTGGAGTGGACCACCATCAGGCTTCGGCTCGCCGCAGGtgacgccgcctcctccgcacCTGTGCTGGGGCTTGCCGTTGCCCAtggcgccaccgccgtcgtgCACGGGAGCGCCGACGTACACGCAGCATCTTCAGCCTGCAGGACCGCCATCATGCTGGCGCTCGCCAACGGCACCGCCGTCGTATCCGGCACCGTTCTGGGGCGCGCCCCCGGAGCTGCTGCCACGGCAAGCGCCTTGGTGCtggccacctcctccaccgccgcacTGGCTACCACCTCCTgtgctgcagcagcggccgccaccgcctcacTGGGGCTGCATCGGCCCGTCGGCACCTCCGACACTGCAGCAACTACCACCTCCTATGGGGGCGCAACATCCGCCGCATTTCCAGGGGCAGCATacgccaccgccaccgggTGTGTGCTGGGGCAGACCGGTGTTTTAG